The Chryseobacterium indologenes genomic sequence TTTTAACTGGCTCACCCATGTCAAACACAAAAATTTCTCCGCCCTGTCCCATCGTACCGGCCTGTAGAACCAGTTCACAAGCTTCAGGAATGGTCATGAAATATCTGACAATATCAGGATGGGTAATCGTTACGGGACCACCTGCTTCGATCTGTTTTTTAAAATGAGGAATCACAGAACCGTTTGATCCTAAAACATTTCCAAATCTTGTGGTGATAAATTTAGTAGTATTACCTTCCAGATTCTGGAGAGATTGTACAAAAAGTTCAGCGGCTCGTTTTGAAGCTCCCATTACGTTCGTAGGGTTTACTGCTTTATCAGTGGAAACCATGACAAAACGATTCACCTTATATTTACTTGATAACCTTGCAATAATTTTAGATCCTAAAATATTAACAAAAATAGCCTCATGCGGATTTTCTTCTACTAACGGAACATGTTTATAGGCAGCTGCATGATAGACCATTGAGAAATTATATTGCTGGAACAATGATTCCATTCTGTGCTGATTAGAAACGTCTCCTAAAACAAATTTAAAAGCTATATTAGGAAACTTCTCTCTCATTTCAAGTTCAATCTCATACAGTGGCGTTTCGGCCTGATCAAGCACAACAATTAATGAAGGATTAACTAAAGCAACTTGTCTTACGATTTCGCTTCCTATAGATCCTGCTCCTCCGGTTACCAGTACGTTTCTTTCAAAATGTCTGCTTTTAATTTTTTCGTTTTGGATCTTGATAGGTTTTCTGTTCAGTAAATCTTCAATTTGAAGATTCTTGATGGAGCCGCCTAAATCACTGTCTCTAAGCTTTTGTACAGATGGTGCTTTGAAAACATTTAAATCTTTTTCAAGGAACAAGTTTACCCATGAATTCATTTCTTCTCTGGCCATCATTTCCTTAACGACCAACACCCCGTCAATGATCAGATCCTCTTTTGTATTTTCTTCAATTTTTTGTTTCTCGTAGATAGGCTTACCTAGCAAAGAAGCTCTTTTGGAATCTGTTCTTTGGGTTAAGAAACCAACCACCTGATACGGCAGACTTGGATTATCCAAAATAGCTCTGGCAATTGCAATAGATTGCTCATCAATACCAAGTACCAAGATTCTTTTCTTCAGAGCGCTTCTCCTGTATTCTCTCACCACATGAAAAAATTCCTTAACATAAAGCCTGAAAAGAAATAACCCCATAAAAGAAATAACAAAATACAGCACCAAATAGGGAGTCAGTATAAACTTACTTCCAGTAGTCCAGAAATAGAATATGTTTATTGTTCCAATGGCAAGCATTGTACAAAGACATGATACAAATAATTTAAAAAGATCTATAAATGTTGAATGGCGAATGATGCCTGCATAGGTCTTAAAAAAATACATAAAGACAGTATTTACGATTACGATAAAAGCAAAAACAATACTTTTATCTTCATGGTAAATAAACTCCCTTTGCGTAATTTTCTCTATGATATACGTTGAAAGGAATAGCGAAATTACCAGAATGATAATATCTATAATTAGGATTATCCACCTGGGTAGATATCTTACATCTGAGAGATTGACAACATTATCTCCTCCAAATATTTTTTTCCTGAAAGAATTATACATTGTCTTTATTTGTGTTCATATGTTATTATTACGGTACAATCTCAGTTACCAATTTAAAATACTGTAAAGCATTGCTACAAAATTAAAATAAAATATCGTCTATGCTTCAGATTTTAAAAAAATAAATCTAGCTCCTGAAATTTATTAAAATGTTCATTATTTTATCTTTGTCACGATCAGTCAAATTTGTGCCTGACGGTAAACATAAACCCTTGTCAAAAATTATACCACAAACATTACTTCCAAAGAATTTATACTCTTTAAAAAGTGCTTGCAAGTGCATGGGTCTCCACAAATACCTGGTTTCTATATTATTTTGAGAAAACTTTCTTTTTAAATTTTCTTTTGTTATTTCTATATTATTTCCTTCAATGGTGATTGTATTTAACCAATAATTAGAAAAATAACCATCCACAGGTTCCTCAAAAAGATTTACTTCCTCAATATTTTTAAAAATATTTTTATAAAATTCGTGATTTTCTCTTCTTTTAAAAATTCTTTCTTCCAAAACCTCAAGCTGCCCCCTGCCGATTCCTGCAGATATATTATTCATCCTATAGTTATATCCTACTTCGGAATGGCTGTAATAGTCTCTGTTTTCTTTGGCCTGGGTGGCAAAATAGATCGCCCTATTCTTACTTTCCTTATTCCGAGATATCAGGATCCCACCGCCTGAAGTGGTGATAATTTTATTTCCATTAAAGCTGACGACTGAAAGATCCCCAAAAGTTCCACAGGGTTTATTTTTATACTTACTTCCCAAGGCTTCTGCACTGTCTTCAATGACCGGAATATCATATTTCCTTGATAATTCAAGGATTTCATCTACCATAAACGGCATTCCGTATAAAGAAACGGT encodes the following:
- a CDS encoding polysaccharide biosynthesis protein — encoded protein: MYNSFRKKIFGGDNVVNLSDVRYLPRWIILIIDIIILVISLFLSTYIIEKITQREFIYHEDKSIVFAFIVIVNTVFMYFFKTYAGIIRHSTFIDLFKLFVSCLCTMLAIGTINIFYFWTTGSKFILTPYLVLYFVISFMGLFLFRLYVKEFFHVVREYRRSALKKRILVLGIDEQSIAIARAILDNPSLPYQVVGFLTQRTDSKRASLLGKPIYEKQKIEENTKEDLIIDGVLVVKEMMAREEMNSWVNLFLEKDLNVFKAPSVQKLRDSDLGGSIKNLQIEDLLNRKPIKIQNEKIKSRHFERNVLVTGGAGSIGSEIVRQVALVNPSLIVVLDQAETPLYEIELEMREKFPNIAFKFVLGDVSNQHRMESLFQQYNFSMVYHAAAYKHVPLVEENPHEAIFVNILGSKIIARLSSKYKVNRFVMVSTDKAVNPTNVMGASKRAAELFVQSLQNLEGNTTKFITTRFGNVLGSNGSVIPHFKKQIEAGGPVTITHPDIVRYFMTIPEACELVLQAGTMGQGGEIFVFDMGEPVKILDLAKRMIKLSGFEPNIDIKIIYTGLRPGEKLYEELLSDNAKTLPTHNEKIMVSKDPTIGFDEIDLLTKQITKASLRRDKVEVVKLLKMIVPEFRSNNSIYEALDK
- a CDS encoding DegT/DnrJ/EryC1/StrS family aminotransferase, with the protein product MGGNELKYIQDAFDTNWISQYGSNIDEFEKILENSLGNNSFVTALSSGTAAIHLALRLLDVGEGDFVICQSFTFVASANPILYQKAIPVFVDSESTTWNLCPNAVEDAIKYCLKQGKKPKAIITVSLYGMPFMVDEILELSRKYDIPVIEDSAEALGSKYKNKPCGTFGDLSVVSFNGNKIITTSGGGILISRNKESKNRAIYFATQAKENRDYYSHSEVGYNYRMNNISAGIGRGQLEVLEERIFKRRENHEFYKNIFKNIEEVNLFEEPVDGYFSNYWLNTITIEGNNIEITKENLKRKFSQNNIETRYLWRPMHLQALFKEYKFFGSNVCGIIFDKGLCLPSGTNLTDRDKDKIMNILINFRS